A stretch of the Panicum virgatum strain AP13 chromosome 9N, P.virgatum_v5, whole genome shotgun sequence genome encodes the following:
- the LOC120693504 gene encoding cold-responsive protein kinase 1-like isoform X4: MARFLLLPALALVAASAWAPVTLADPQATLLNLGCSQYNATPATAFLAALNFTFAGLRANLSAAGAAGGFATAAEPRAAAPAFAMAQCRPYVAGRDCVACFDAAAARLRAACGAANGGRAILDGCVLRYESAAFFDQSTLPGNTQLCNGSAVDAGDFADTARALVADLAAAVPRAPGLAAAAARGGVYAAAQCVETVGEGGCAQCLTVAVGNIDGCPPNSDGRAVDAGCFMRYSDRAFFPANATVDLAVYLRSGKKSSRKGAIIGGILGGVAFLFLVGLLTFLLIQRSRKLKPWRGDILGATELQGPTSFYYRDLKAATNNFNEKSKLGEGGFGDVYKGLLKNGKTVAVKRLVVMETSRAKADFESEVKLISNVHHRNLVRLLGCSRKGSEFLLVYEYMANGSLDKFLFGEQRGTLNWRQRFNIIVGMARGLAYLHQEFHVCIIHRDIKSSNVLLDDEFQPKIADFGLARLLPDDHSHLSTKFAGTLGYTAPEYAIHGQLSEKVDTYSFGVVVLEILSGRKSNDTRLEPETQYLLEWAWRLYESVNLMALVDESLDPEEYKPEEVKRIMEIALLCTQSTVAARPMMSEVIVLLLMRNDPELQPTRPTFIDATSRVRGETSSSSSSSASKATISVSHFSAR, from the exons ATGGCTCGCTTCCTGCTCCTGCCGGCTCTAGCCCTGGTAGCAGCCTCCGCGTGGGCCCCGGTCACCCTCGCCGACCCGCAGGCCACGCTGCTCAACCTGGGGTGCAGCCAGTACAACGCCACGCCCGCGaccgccttcctcgccgcccTCAACTTCACGTTCGCCGGCCTCCGCGCCAACCTCTCCGCCGCGGGGGCCGCCGGCGGCTTCGCCACCGCCGCGgagcctcgcgccgccgccccggcgttCGCCATGGCGCAGTGCCGCCCCTACGTCGCGGGCCGCGACTGCGTCGCCTgcttcgacgccgccgccgcgcgcctccgcgCCGCGTGCGGCGCCGCCAACGGCGGGCGCGCCATCCTCGACGGCTGCGTGCTCCGCTACGAGAGCGCGGCCTTCTTCGACCAGTCCACGCTCCCTGGCAACACGCAGCTCTGCAACGGCTCCGCCGTGGACGCCGGTGACTTCGCCGACACAGCGCGGGCGCTGGTCGCCGACCTCGCGGCAGCCGTGCCTCGCGCCCCggggctcgccgcggcggctgcGAGGGGCGGCGTGtacgcggcggcgcagtgcgTGGAGACGGTCGGGGAGGGCGGCTGCGCGCAGTGCCTCACGGTGGCGGTGGGGAACATCGACGGGTGCCCGCCCAACTCCGATGGCCGGGCCGTCGACGCCGGCTGCTTCATGAGATACTCCGATAGGGCGTTCTTCCCGGCGAACGCGACCGTGGACCTCGCTGTATACCTGCGTTCCG GGAAGAAATCAAGCCGGAAAGGAGCCATCATAGGAGGCATTCTGGGAGGGGTAGCCTTCCTGTTTCTTGTTGGGCTGTTGACTTTCTTATTGATACAGCGGTCTAGAAAGCTAAAGCCTTGGAGAG GAGATATACTTGGAGCAACAGAATTACAAGGTCCAACAAGTTTCTACTATCGTGATCTTAAGGCTGCAACCAATAATTTCAATGAGAAAAGTAAACTTGGAGAAGGAGGTTTTGGAGATGTATATAAG GGTTTGCTGAAAAATGGAAAAACTGTTGCAGTAAAAAGGTTGGTAGTTATGGAAACTAGCAGGGCCAAAGCTGATTTTGAAAGTGAGGTGAAGTTGATTAGCAATGTTCATCATCGGAATCTTGTCCGGCTTCTTGGTTGTTCTCGGAAAGGTTCTGAGTTCCTACTTGTTTATGAATACATGGCAAATGGTAGCCTGGACAAGTTCCTTTTTG GCGAGCAACGCGGAACCCTCAATTGGAGGCAGCGATTTAACATCATTGTTGGCATGGCTCGTGGTCTTGCATATCTTCATCAAGAGTTTCATGTCTGTATCATACACCGTGATATTAAATCTAGCAATGttcttcttgatgatgagtttcAGCCAAAAATTGCTGATTTTGGCTTGGCGAGGCTCCTTCCTGATGATCATAGTCATTTGAGCACAAAATTCGCTGGAACATT GGGCTACACTGCTCCAGAATATGCAATCCATGGCCAACTATCAGAGAAGGTTGACACATACAGCTTTGGTGTTGTTGTTTTAGAAATATTAAGTGGTCGGAAGAGCAATGATACACGGCTTGAGCCTGAAACACAGTACCTGCTCGAATGG GCCTGGAGGCTATATGAAAGTGTCAACTTAATGGCCTTGGTGGACGAATCACTAGATCCAGAAGAATATAAGCCAGAAGAGGTAAAAAGAATCATGGAGATCGCTCTTCTCTGCACTCAATCTACCGTTGCTGCAAGGCCAATGATGTCAGAAGTAAttgtgttgttgttgatgagaAATGATCCAGAGCTCCAGCCCACAAGGCCCACTTTTATTGATGCAACAAGTAGAGTGCGAGGTGAAACATCATCTTCTAGTTCATCTTCTGCC
- the LOC120693504 gene encoding cold-responsive protein kinase 1-like isoform X5, with translation MARFLLLPALALVAASAWAPVTLADPQATLLNLGCSQYNATPATAFLAALNFTFAGLRANLSAAGAAGGFATAAEPRAAAPAFAMAQCRPYVAGRDCVACFDAAAARLRAACGAANGGRAILDGCVLRYESAAFFDQSTLPGNTQLCNGSAVDAGDFADTARALVADLAAAVPRAPGLAAAAARGGVYAAAQCVETVGEGGCAQCLTVAVGNIDGCPPNSDGRAVDAGCFMRYSDRAFFPANATVDLAVYLRSGKKSSRKGAIIGGILGGVAFLFLVGLLTFLLIQRSRKLKPWRDILGATELQGPTSFYYRDLKAATNNFNEKSKLGEGGFGDVYKGLLKNGKTVAVKRLVVMETSRAKADFESEVKLISNVHHRNLVRLLGCSRKGSEFLLVYEYMANGSLDKFLFGEQRGTLNWRQRFNIIVGMARGLAYLHQEFHVCIIHRDIKSSNVLLDDEFQPKIADFGLARLLPDDHSHLSTKFAGTLGYTAPEYAIHGQLSEKVDTYSFGVVVLEILSGRKSNDTRLEPETQYLLEWAWRLYESVNLMALVDESLDPEEYKPEEVKRIMEIALLCTQSTVAARPMMSEVIVLLLMRNDPELQPTRPTFIDATSRVRGETSSSSSSSASKATISVSHFSAR, from the exons ATGGCTCGCTTCCTGCTCCTGCCGGCTCTAGCCCTGGTAGCAGCCTCCGCGTGGGCCCCGGTCACCCTCGCCGACCCGCAGGCCACGCTGCTCAACCTGGGGTGCAGCCAGTACAACGCCACGCCCGCGaccgccttcctcgccgcccTCAACTTCACGTTCGCCGGCCTCCGCGCCAACCTCTCCGCCGCGGGGGCCGCCGGCGGCTTCGCCACCGCCGCGgagcctcgcgccgccgccccggcgttCGCCATGGCGCAGTGCCGCCCCTACGTCGCGGGCCGCGACTGCGTCGCCTgcttcgacgccgccgccgcgcgcctccgcgCCGCGTGCGGCGCCGCCAACGGCGGGCGCGCCATCCTCGACGGCTGCGTGCTCCGCTACGAGAGCGCGGCCTTCTTCGACCAGTCCACGCTCCCTGGCAACACGCAGCTCTGCAACGGCTCCGCCGTGGACGCCGGTGACTTCGCCGACACAGCGCGGGCGCTGGTCGCCGACCTCGCGGCAGCCGTGCCTCGCGCCCCggggctcgccgcggcggctgcGAGGGGCGGCGTGtacgcggcggcgcagtgcgTGGAGACGGTCGGGGAGGGCGGCTGCGCGCAGTGCCTCACGGTGGCGGTGGGGAACATCGACGGGTGCCCGCCCAACTCCGATGGCCGGGCCGTCGACGCCGGCTGCTTCATGAGATACTCCGATAGGGCGTTCTTCCCGGCGAACGCGACCGTGGACCTCGCTGTATACCTGCGTTCCG GGAAGAAATCAAGCCGGAAAGGAGCCATCATAGGAGGCATTCTGGGAGGGGTAGCCTTCCTGTTTCTTGTTGGGCTGTTGACTTTCTTATTGATACAGCGGTCTAGAAAGCTAAAGCCTTGGAGAG ATATACTTGGAGCAACAGAATTACAAGGTCCAACAAGTTTCTACTATCGTGATCTTAAGGCTGCAACCAATAATTTCAATGAGAAAAGTAAACTTGGAGAAGGAGGTTTTGGAGATGTATATAAG GGTTTGCTGAAAAATGGAAAAACTGTTGCAGTAAAAAGGTTGGTAGTTATGGAAACTAGCAGGGCCAAAGCTGATTTTGAAAGTGAGGTGAAGTTGATTAGCAATGTTCATCATCGGAATCTTGTCCGGCTTCTTGGTTGTTCTCGGAAAGGTTCTGAGTTCCTACTTGTTTATGAATACATGGCAAATGGTAGCCTGGACAAGTTCCTTTTTG GCGAGCAACGCGGAACCCTCAATTGGAGGCAGCGATTTAACATCATTGTTGGCATGGCTCGTGGTCTTGCATATCTTCATCAAGAGTTTCATGTCTGTATCATACACCGTGATATTAAATCTAGCAATGttcttcttgatgatgagtttcAGCCAAAAATTGCTGATTTTGGCTTGGCGAGGCTCCTTCCTGATGATCATAGTCATTTGAGCACAAAATTCGCTGGAACATT GGGCTACACTGCTCCAGAATATGCAATCCATGGCCAACTATCAGAGAAGGTTGACACATACAGCTTTGGTGTTGTTGTTTTAGAAATATTAAGTGGTCGGAAGAGCAATGATACACGGCTTGAGCCTGAAACACAGTACCTGCTCGAATGG GCCTGGAGGCTATATGAAAGTGTCAACTTAATGGCCTTGGTGGACGAATCACTAGATCCAGAAGAATATAAGCCAGAAGAGGTAAAAAGAATCATGGAGATCGCTCTTCTCTGCACTCAATCTACCGTTGCTGCAAGGCCAATGATGTCAGAAGTAAttgtgttgttgttgatgagaAATGATCCAGAGCTCCAGCCCACAAGGCCCACTTTTATTGATGCAACAAGTAGAGTGCGAGGTGAAACATCATCTTCTAGTTCATCTTCTGCC
- the LOC120693504 gene encoding cold-responsive protein kinase 1-like isoform X1: MARFLLLPALALVAASAWAPVTLADPQATLLNLGCSQYNATPATAFLAALNFTFAGLRANLSAAGAAGGFATAAEPRAAAPAFAMAQCRPYVAGRDCVACFDAAAARLRAACGAANGGRAILDGCVLRYESAAFFDQSTLPGNTQLCNGSAVDAGDFADTARALVADLAAAVPRAPGLAAAAARGGVYAAAQCVETVGEGGCAQCLTVAVGNIDGCPPNSDGRAVDAGCFMRYSDRAFFPANATVDLAVYLRSGKKSSRKGAIIGGILGGVAFLFLVGLLTFLLIQRSRKLKPWRGDILGATELQGPTSFYYRDLKAATNNFNEKSKLGEGGFGDVYKGLLKNGKTVAVKRLVVMETSRAKADFESEVKLISNVHHRNLVRLLGCSRKGSEFLLVYEYMANGSLDKFLFGEQRGTLNWRQRFNIIVGMARGLAYLHQEFHVCIIHRDIKSSNVLLDDEFQPKIADFGLARLLPDDHSHLSTKFAGTLGYTAPEYAIHGQLSEKVDTYSFGVVVLEILSGRKSNDTRLEPETQYLLEWAWRLYESVNLMALVDESLDPEEYKPEEVKRIMEIALLCTQSTVAARPMMSEVIVLLLMRNDPELQPTRPTFIDATSRVRGETSSSSSSSASKATISVSHFSARFSACVSDVLVLMRHGKKLLISVISNLR; the protein is encoded by the exons ATGGCTCGCTTCCTGCTCCTGCCGGCTCTAGCCCTGGTAGCAGCCTCCGCGTGGGCCCCGGTCACCCTCGCCGACCCGCAGGCCACGCTGCTCAACCTGGGGTGCAGCCAGTACAACGCCACGCCCGCGaccgccttcctcgccgcccTCAACTTCACGTTCGCCGGCCTCCGCGCCAACCTCTCCGCCGCGGGGGCCGCCGGCGGCTTCGCCACCGCCGCGgagcctcgcgccgccgccccggcgttCGCCATGGCGCAGTGCCGCCCCTACGTCGCGGGCCGCGACTGCGTCGCCTgcttcgacgccgccgccgcgcgcctccgcgCCGCGTGCGGCGCCGCCAACGGCGGGCGCGCCATCCTCGACGGCTGCGTGCTCCGCTACGAGAGCGCGGCCTTCTTCGACCAGTCCACGCTCCCTGGCAACACGCAGCTCTGCAACGGCTCCGCCGTGGACGCCGGTGACTTCGCCGACACAGCGCGGGCGCTGGTCGCCGACCTCGCGGCAGCCGTGCCTCGCGCCCCggggctcgccgcggcggctgcGAGGGGCGGCGTGtacgcggcggcgcagtgcgTGGAGACGGTCGGGGAGGGCGGCTGCGCGCAGTGCCTCACGGTGGCGGTGGGGAACATCGACGGGTGCCCGCCCAACTCCGATGGCCGGGCCGTCGACGCCGGCTGCTTCATGAGATACTCCGATAGGGCGTTCTTCCCGGCGAACGCGACCGTGGACCTCGCTGTATACCTGCGTTCCG GGAAGAAATCAAGCCGGAAAGGAGCCATCATAGGAGGCATTCTGGGAGGGGTAGCCTTCCTGTTTCTTGTTGGGCTGTTGACTTTCTTATTGATACAGCGGTCTAGAAAGCTAAAGCCTTGGAGAG GAGATATACTTGGAGCAACAGAATTACAAGGTCCAACAAGTTTCTACTATCGTGATCTTAAGGCTGCAACCAATAATTTCAATGAGAAAAGTAAACTTGGAGAAGGAGGTTTTGGAGATGTATATAAG GGTTTGCTGAAAAATGGAAAAACTGTTGCAGTAAAAAGGTTGGTAGTTATGGAAACTAGCAGGGCCAAAGCTGATTTTGAAAGTGAGGTGAAGTTGATTAGCAATGTTCATCATCGGAATCTTGTCCGGCTTCTTGGTTGTTCTCGGAAAGGTTCTGAGTTCCTACTTGTTTATGAATACATGGCAAATGGTAGCCTGGACAAGTTCCTTTTTG GCGAGCAACGCGGAACCCTCAATTGGAGGCAGCGATTTAACATCATTGTTGGCATGGCTCGTGGTCTTGCATATCTTCATCAAGAGTTTCATGTCTGTATCATACACCGTGATATTAAATCTAGCAATGttcttcttgatgatgagtttcAGCCAAAAATTGCTGATTTTGGCTTGGCGAGGCTCCTTCCTGATGATCATAGTCATTTGAGCACAAAATTCGCTGGAACATT GGGCTACACTGCTCCAGAATATGCAATCCATGGCCAACTATCAGAGAAGGTTGACACATACAGCTTTGGTGTTGTTGTTTTAGAAATATTAAGTGGTCGGAAGAGCAATGATACACGGCTTGAGCCTGAAACACAGTACCTGCTCGAATGG GCCTGGAGGCTATATGAAAGTGTCAACTTAATGGCCTTGGTGGACGAATCACTAGATCCAGAAGAATATAAGCCAGAAGAGGTAAAAAGAATCATGGAGATCGCTCTTCTCTGCACTCAATCTACCGTTGCTGCAAGGCCAATGATGTCAGAAGTAAttgtgttgttgttgatgagaAATGATCCAGAGCTCCAGCCCACAAGGCCCACTTTTATTGATGCAACAAGTAGAGTGCGAGGTGAAACATCATCTTCTAGTTCATCTTCTGCC
- the LOC120693504 gene encoding cysteine-rich receptor-like protein kinase 2 isoform X7 — protein sequence MARFLLLPALALVAASAWAPVTLADPQATLLNLGCSQYNATPATAFLAALNFTFAGLRANLSAAGAAGGFATAAEPRAAAPAFAMAQCRPYVAGRDCVACFDAAAARLRAACGAANGGRAILDGCVLRYESAAFFDQSTLPGNTQLCNGSAVDAGDFADTARALVADLAAAVPRAPGLAAAAARGGVYAAAQCVETVGEGGCAQCLTVAVGNIDGCPPNSDGRAVDAGCFMRYSDRAFFPANATVDLAVYLRSGKKSSRKGAIIGGILGGVAFLFLVGLLTFLLIQRSRKLKPWRGDILGATELQGPTSFYYRDLKAATNNFNEKSKLGEGGFGDVYKGLLKNGKTVAVKRLVVMETSRAKADFESEVKLISNVHHRNLVRLLGCSRKGSEFLLVYEYMANGSLDKFLFGEQRGTLNWRQRFNIIVGMARGLAYLHQEFHVCIIHRDIKSSNVLLDDEFQPKIADFGLARLLPDDHSHLSTKFAGTLGYTAPEYAIHGQLSEKVDTYSFGVVVLEILSGRKSNDTRLEPETQYLLEWAWRLYESVNLMALVDESLDPEEYKPEESSSPQGPLLLMQQVECEVKHHLLVHLLPPRPLYQYLTFQPDSQHVFLMFSSSCGTERNCSFR from the exons ATGGCTCGCTTCCTGCTCCTGCCGGCTCTAGCCCTGGTAGCAGCCTCCGCGTGGGCCCCGGTCACCCTCGCCGACCCGCAGGCCACGCTGCTCAACCTGGGGTGCAGCCAGTACAACGCCACGCCCGCGaccgccttcctcgccgcccTCAACTTCACGTTCGCCGGCCTCCGCGCCAACCTCTCCGCCGCGGGGGCCGCCGGCGGCTTCGCCACCGCCGCGgagcctcgcgccgccgccccggcgttCGCCATGGCGCAGTGCCGCCCCTACGTCGCGGGCCGCGACTGCGTCGCCTgcttcgacgccgccgccgcgcgcctccgcgCCGCGTGCGGCGCCGCCAACGGCGGGCGCGCCATCCTCGACGGCTGCGTGCTCCGCTACGAGAGCGCGGCCTTCTTCGACCAGTCCACGCTCCCTGGCAACACGCAGCTCTGCAACGGCTCCGCCGTGGACGCCGGTGACTTCGCCGACACAGCGCGGGCGCTGGTCGCCGACCTCGCGGCAGCCGTGCCTCGCGCCCCggggctcgccgcggcggctgcGAGGGGCGGCGTGtacgcggcggcgcagtgcgTGGAGACGGTCGGGGAGGGCGGCTGCGCGCAGTGCCTCACGGTGGCGGTGGGGAACATCGACGGGTGCCCGCCCAACTCCGATGGCCGGGCCGTCGACGCCGGCTGCTTCATGAGATACTCCGATAGGGCGTTCTTCCCGGCGAACGCGACCGTGGACCTCGCTGTATACCTGCGTTCCG GGAAGAAATCAAGCCGGAAAGGAGCCATCATAGGAGGCATTCTGGGAGGGGTAGCCTTCCTGTTTCTTGTTGGGCTGTTGACTTTCTTATTGATACAGCGGTCTAGAAAGCTAAAGCCTTGGAGAG GAGATATACTTGGAGCAACAGAATTACAAGGTCCAACAAGTTTCTACTATCGTGATCTTAAGGCTGCAACCAATAATTTCAATGAGAAAAGTAAACTTGGAGAAGGAGGTTTTGGAGATGTATATAAG GGTTTGCTGAAAAATGGAAAAACTGTTGCAGTAAAAAGGTTGGTAGTTATGGAAACTAGCAGGGCCAAAGCTGATTTTGAAAGTGAGGTGAAGTTGATTAGCAATGTTCATCATCGGAATCTTGTCCGGCTTCTTGGTTGTTCTCGGAAAGGTTCTGAGTTCCTACTTGTTTATGAATACATGGCAAATGGTAGCCTGGACAAGTTCCTTTTTG GCGAGCAACGCGGAACCCTCAATTGGAGGCAGCGATTTAACATCATTGTTGGCATGGCTCGTGGTCTTGCATATCTTCATCAAGAGTTTCATGTCTGTATCATACACCGTGATATTAAATCTAGCAATGttcttcttgatgatgagtttcAGCCAAAAATTGCTGATTTTGGCTTGGCGAGGCTCCTTCCTGATGATCATAGTCATTTGAGCACAAAATTCGCTGGAACATT GGGCTACACTGCTCCAGAATATGCAATCCATGGCCAACTATCAGAGAAGGTTGACACATACAGCTTTGGTGTTGTTGTTTTAGAAATATTAAGTGGTCGGAAGAGCAATGATACACGGCTTGAGCCTGAAACACAGTACCTGCTCGAATGG GCCTGGAGGCTATATGAAAGTGTCAACTTAATGGCCTTGGTGGACGAATCACTAGATCCAGAAGAATATAAGCCAGAAGAG AGCTCCAGCCCACAAGGCCCACTTTTATTGATGCAACAAGTAGAGTGCGAGGTGAAACATCATCTTCTAGTTCATCTTCTGCC
- the LOC120693504 gene encoding cysteine-rich receptor-like protein kinase 2 isoform X6 has protein sequence MARFLLLPALALVAASAWAPVTLADPQATLLNLGCSQYNATPATAFLAALNFTFAGLRANLSAAGAAGGFATAAEPRAAAPAFAMAQCRPYVAGRDCVACFDAAAARLRAACGAANGGRAILDGCVLRYESAAFFDQSTLPGNTQLCNGSAVDAGDFADTARALVADLAAAVPRAPGLAAAAARGGVYAAAQCVETVGEGGCAQCLTVAVGNIDGCPPNSDGRAVDAGCFMRYSDRAFFPANATVDLAVYLRSGKKSSRKGAIIGGILGGVAFLFLVGLLTFLLIQRSRKLKPWRGDILGATELQGPTSFYYRDLKAATNNFNEKSKLGEGGFGDVYKGLLKNGKTVAVKRLVVMETSRAKADFESEVKLISNVHHRNLVRLLGCSRKGSEFLLVYEYMANGSLDKFLFGEQRGTLNWRQRFNIIVGMARGLAYLHQEFHVCIIHRDIKSSNVLLDDEFQPKIADFGLARLLPDDHSHLSTKFAGTLGYTAPEYAIHGQLSEKVDTYSFGVVVLEILSGRKSNDTRLEPETQYLLEWAWRLYESVNLMALVDESLDPEEYKPEESSSPQGPLLLMQQVECEVKHHLLVHLLPPRPLYQYLTFQPGKKRCIRIYFFLCNHNICICIYI, from the exons ATGGCTCGCTTCCTGCTCCTGCCGGCTCTAGCCCTGGTAGCAGCCTCCGCGTGGGCCCCGGTCACCCTCGCCGACCCGCAGGCCACGCTGCTCAACCTGGGGTGCAGCCAGTACAACGCCACGCCCGCGaccgccttcctcgccgcccTCAACTTCACGTTCGCCGGCCTCCGCGCCAACCTCTCCGCCGCGGGGGCCGCCGGCGGCTTCGCCACCGCCGCGgagcctcgcgccgccgccccggcgttCGCCATGGCGCAGTGCCGCCCCTACGTCGCGGGCCGCGACTGCGTCGCCTgcttcgacgccgccgccgcgcgcctccgcgCCGCGTGCGGCGCCGCCAACGGCGGGCGCGCCATCCTCGACGGCTGCGTGCTCCGCTACGAGAGCGCGGCCTTCTTCGACCAGTCCACGCTCCCTGGCAACACGCAGCTCTGCAACGGCTCCGCCGTGGACGCCGGTGACTTCGCCGACACAGCGCGGGCGCTGGTCGCCGACCTCGCGGCAGCCGTGCCTCGCGCCCCggggctcgccgcggcggctgcGAGGGGCGGCGTGtacgcggcggcgcagtgcgTGGAGACGGTCGGGGAGGGCGGCTGCGCGCAGTGCCTCACGGTGGCGGTGGGGAACATCGACGGGTGCCCGCCCAACTCCGATGGCCGGGCCGTCGACGCCGGCTGCTTCATGAGATACTCCGATAGGGCGTTCTTCCCGGCGAACGCGACCGTGGACCTCGCTGTATACCTGCGTTCCG GGAAGAAATCAAGCCGGAAAGGAGCCATCATAGGAGGCATTCTGGGAGGGGTAGCCTTCCTGTTTCTTGTTGGGCTGTTGACTTTCTTATTGATACAGCGGTCTAGAAAGCTAAAGCCTTGGAGAG GAGATATACTTGGAGCAACAGAATTACAAGGTCCAACAAGTTTCTACTATCGTGATCTTAAGGCTGCAACCAATAATTTCAATGAGAAAAGTAAACTTGGAGAAGGAGGTTTTGGAGATGTATATAAG GGTTTGCTGAAAAATGGAAAAACTGTTGCAGTAAAAAGGTTGGTAGTTATGGAAACTAGCAGGGCCAAAGCTGATTTTGAAAGTGAGGTGAAGTTGATTAGCAATGTTCATCATCGGAATCTTGTCCGGCTTCTTGGTTGTTCTCGGAAAGGTTCTGAGTTCCTACTTGTTTATGAATACATGGCAAATGGTAGCCTGGACAAGTTCCTTTTTG GCGAGCAACGCGGAACCCTCAATTGGAGGCAGCGATTTAACATCATTGTTGGCATGGCTCGTGGTCTTGCATATCTTCATCAAGAGTTTCATGTCTGTATCATACACCGTGATATTAAATCTAGCAATGttcttcttgatgatgagtttcAGCCAAAAATTGCTGATTTTGGCTTGGCGAGGCTCCTTCCTGATGATCATAGTCATTTGAGCACAAAATTCGCTGGAACATT GGGCTACACTGCTCCAGAATATGCAATCCATGGCCAACTATCAGAGAAGGTTGACACATACAGCTTTGGTGTTGTTGTTTTAGAAATATTAAGTGGTCGGAAGAGCAATGATACACGGCTTGAGCCTGAAACACAGTACCTGCTCGAATGG GCCTGGAGGCTATATGAAAGTGTCAACTTAATGGCCTTGGTGGACGAATCACTAGATCCAGAAGAATATAAGCCAGAAGAG AGCTCCAGCCCACAAGGCCCACTTTTATTGATGCAACAAGTAGAGTGCGAGGTGAAACATCATCTTCTAGTTCATCTTCTGCC